The Arachis hypogaea cultivar Tifrunner chromosome 14, arahy.Tifrunner.gnm2.J5K5, whole genome shotgun sequence genome has a segment encoding these proteins:
- the LOC112743769 gene encoding pentatricopeptide repeat-containing protein At2g38420, mitochondrial isoform X1 has product MVRNHLSKRANKYLRKFRKWPHSPYKTSWHHNFAEEQAMETLKRATLELGSNNNHPFLLSTLIDSFKSYSCDPTPKAYFFLIKTLTQHSHFQDIPPVLDHIENMESFETPEFMLMHLIGFYCHVGMVQYALDLFYRIPRFRCTPTVRSLNLLLSLLCRRPKWIGMVPNVLLKSQHMSVRFEESTFRVLIKALCGMKMVGYAVKMMKIMIHDGFSLDAEICSSIISSMCKQSDLTGTDALVVWGDMKKLGFSPGVMDYTNLMRFLVKEGKVMDAFEILNQMKKDGIKPDSVCYTIVMNGTVKEGDYVKLDELFEEMLVLGIIPDVYTYNVYINGLCKQNNLDDALKIVASMEDLGCEPNVVTYNTLLGALFMADDLSKVRGLVKEMRLKGIEMNLHTYRIILDGFVGKDEIQEACVLLEEMLEKCFYPRSSAFDDIIVQMCQKGLITEALELVKKIAAKKFIPGARAWEALINSTSELSYSQASFSGLLRTQ; this is encoded by the coding sequence ATGGTAAGAAACCATTTATCCAAGCGTGCAAACAAGTACCTCAGAAAGTTCAGAAAATGGCCACATTCTCCTTACAAAACTTCATGGCACCACAATTTTGCTGAAGAACAAGCCATGGAAACTCTCAAAAGAGCAACACTTGAATTGGGTTCCAACAACAACCACCCATTTCTTCTTTCTACCCTTATTGACTCTTTCAAGTCTTATAGCTGTGACCCAACGCCAAAGGCTTACTTTTTTCTCATCAAAACCTTAACACAACACTCCCATTTTCAAGATATTCCACCTGTTCTTGACCACATTGAGAACATGGAGAGTTTTGAAACACCCGAGTTTATGTTAATGCACCTTATTGGATTCTATTGTCATGTTGGTATGGTCCAATATGCTCTTGATTTGTTTTACAGGATCCCAAGGTTCAGGTGCACACCAACTGTTCGATCATTGAACCTGTTGCTTTCATTGCTCTGTAGGAGGCCCAAGTGGATTGGGATGGTGCCGAATGTACTGCTGAAGAGCCAGCACATGAGCGTTCGCTTCGAGGAATCCACGTTTCGGGTTTTGATTAAGGCACTGTGTGGGATGAAGATGGTGGGTTATGCTGTTAAGATGATGAAAATTATGATTCATGATGGGTTTAGTTTGGATGCGGAGATATGTTCTTCGATAATATCTTCAATGTGCAAACAAAGCGATTTGACTGGCACAGATGCTTTGGTTGTTTGGGGTGATATGAAGAAACTAGGATTTTCACCTGGTGTAATGGATTATACAAATTTGATGAGGTTCTTGGTGAAGGAAGGGAAGGTTATGGATGCTTTTGAGATTCTGAATCAGATGAAAAAAGATGGAATCAAGCCGGACAGTGTTTGTTACACCATTGTTATGAATGGAACTGTAAAAGAAGGTGATTATGTGAAGCTAGATGAACTCTTTGAAGAAATGCTGGTACTGGGGATAATCCCTGATGTTTATACTTATAATGTGTATATAAATGGTTTATGTAAGCAGAATAATTTAGACGACGCACTTAAGATTGTTGCTTCTATGGAAGACTTAGGTTGCGAACCAAATGTTGTTACTTACAATACTTTATTGGGTGCATTATTTATGGCTGATGATTTAAGTAAGGTTAGAGGATTAGTGAAAGAGATGAGATTGAAGGGTATTGAGATGAACTTGCATACATATAGGATCATTCTTGATGGTTTTGTTGGTAAAGATGAGATTCAAGAAGCTTGTGTTTTGCTTGAGGAAATGTTGGAGAAGTGTTTTTATCCAAGATCTTCTGCATTTGATGATATCATAGTTCAGATGTGCCAAAAGGGTTTGATTACTGAAGCACTTGAACTGGTGAAGAAAATTGCTGCAAAAAAATTTATTCCTGGTGCTAGAGCTTGGGAAGCATTGATTAATTCAACTTCtgagctttcatattcacaagcATCATTTTCTGGCTTGTTGAGAACGCAATAA
- the LOC112743770 gene encoding L-Ala-D/L-amino acid epimerase isoform X2, whose translation MVENVAVRIELSNGSVGWGEAPILPFVTAEDQKIAMAKASEACAFLRRCPSLTLGSMLEDIVAILPGHEFASVNNSKSSRILKFNRREIRWEVGEHLLPKFCRNLYLNILTTLKKVFANVHLT comes from the exons ATGGTAGAGAACGTGGCCGTTAGAATTGAGCTCAGCAATGGCTCTGTGGGTTGGGGTGAGGCACCAATTCTGCCTTTTGTTACTGCTGAGGACCAGAAAATTGCCATGGCCAAGGCTTCTGAGGCGTGTGCCTTTCTCAGGAGATGTCCTTCACTGACACTGGGTTCCATGTTGGAGGACATTGTTGCTATTCTTCCTGGCCATGAATTTGCTTCT GTAAACAATAGCAAATCAAGCAGAATCCTTAAATTCAATAGAAGAGAAATCCGTTGGGAAGTCGGAGAGCATCTCCTTCCAAAATTTTGTCGAAACTT GTACCTGAATATTCTGACTACTTTGAAGAAAGTATTTGCAAATGTGCATTTGACTTGA
- the LOC112743770 gene encoding uncharacterized protein isoform X4, translating into MNLLLELKNAGLVVDRVIGNSDEFYCRLMHGVVNNSKSSRILKFNRREIRWEVGEHLLPKFCRNLYLNILTTLKKVFANVHLT; encoded by the exons ATGAATTTGCTTCT GGAGCTTAAGAATGCAGGCTTGGTTGTTGACAGAGTTATTGGCAATTCTGATGAGTTCTACTGCCGCTTAATGCACGGTGTT GTAAACAATAGCAAATCAAGCAGAATCCTTAAATTCAATAGAAGAGAAATCCGTTGGGAAGTCGGAGAGCATCTCCTTCCAAAATTTTGTCGAAACTT GTACCTGAATATTCTGACTACTTTGAAGAAAGTATTTGCAAATGTGCATTTGACTTGA
- the LOC112743772 gene encoding uncharacterized protein isoform X1, which yields MSLAYNMKNCPRTVPLDHWKILVQFWSLDMIKEQSKNNKASRAKNTSQHTTGSKTFAEICEEEAMKNPDRREPFRVNMFFLTHKPRDGNSLSEGISKIFLELEDAIASHLEKLESTNQDDILCQVLGKDQPGRVRTYGRGVVALDLWGPKSQVETDRLIEEVKENAQAEIQNIQQKCKRGWKQNFKKE from the exons ATGTCACTAGCTTACAATATGAAGAATTGTCCTCGTACTGTTCCACTTGATCATTGGAAGATTCTTGTTCAATTTTGGAGCCTTGATATGATTAAG gaACAAAGCAAGAATAATAAAGCTAGTAGAGCAAAGAATACAAGTCAACATACAACAGGATCAAAAACATTTGCTGAAATATGTGAAGAGGAG GCAATGAAAAATCCTGATAGAAGAGAACCATTTCGGGTGAACATGTTCTTTTTAACACACAAGCCAAGAGATGGAAATTCATTGAGTGAGGGAATAAGCAAAATTTTT TTAGAGCTTGAGGATGCCATAGCTTCACATCTTGAAAAATTAGAAAGTACAAACCAAGATGATATACTTTGCCAAGTGTTGGGGAAAGATCAACCTGGTCGTGTCCGAACTTATGGTAGAGGTGTTGTAGCTTTAGATTTGTGGGGACCTAAATCTCAAGTTGAGACAGATAGGTTAATTGAAGAAGTTAAAGAGAATGCTCAAGCTGAAATTCAGAATATACAACAAAAATGCAAGAGGGGATGGAAACAAAACTTCAAGAAAGAATAG
- the LOC112743769 gene encoding uncharacterized protein isoform X2, producing the protein MVPNVLLKSQHMSVRFEESTFRVLIKALCGMKMVGYAVKMMKIMIHDGFSLDAEICSSIISSMCKQSDLTGTDALVVWGDMKKLGFSPGVMDYTNLMRFLVKEGKVMDAFEILNQMKKDGIKPDSVCYTIVMNGTVKEGDYVKLDELFEEMLVLGIIPDVYTYNVYINGLCKQNNLDDALKIVASMEDLGCEPNVVTYNTLLGALFMADDLSKVRGLVKEMRLKGIEMNLHTYRIILDGFVGKDEIQEACVLLEEMLEKCFYPRSSAFDDIIVQMCQKGLITEALELVKKIAAKKFIPGARAWEALINSTSELSYSQASFSGLLRTQ; encoded by the coding sequence ATGGTGCCGAATGTACTGCTGAAGAGCCAGCACATGAGCGTTCGCTTCGAGGAATCCACGTTTCGGGTTTTGATTAAGGCACTGTGTGGGATGAAGATGGTGGGTTATGCTGTTAAGATGATGAAAATTATGATTCATGATGGGTTTAGTTTGGATGCGGAGATATGTTCTTCGATAATATCTTCAATGTGCAAACAAAGCGATTTGACTGGCACAGATGCTTTGGTTGTTTGGGGTGATATGAAGAAACTAGGATTTTCACCTGGTGTAATGGATTATACAAATTTGATGAGGTTCTTGGTGAAGGAAGGGAAGGTTATGGATGCTTTTGAGATTCTGAATCAGATGAAAAAAGATGGAATCAAGCCGGACAGTGTTTGTTACACCATTGTTATGAATGGAACTGTAAAAGAAGGTGATTATGTGAAGCTAGATGAACTCTTTGAAGAAATGCTGGTACTGGGGATAATCCCTGATGTTTATACTTATAATGTGTATATAAATGGTTTATGTAAGCAGAATAATTTAGACGACGCACTTAAGATTGTTGCTTCTATGGAAGACTTAGGTTGCGAACCAAATGTTGTTACTTACAATACTTTATTGGGTGCATTATTTATGGCTGATGATTTAAGTAAGGTTAGAGGATTAGTGAAAGAGATGAGATTGAAGGGTATTGAGATGAACTTGCATACATATAGGATCATTCTTGATGGTTTTGTTGGTAAAGATGAGATTCAAGAAGCTTGTGTTTTGCTTGAGGAAATGTTGGAGAAGTGTTTTTATCCAAGATCTTCTGCATTTGATGATATCATAGTTCAGATGTGCCAAAAGGGTTTGATTACTGAAGCACTTGAACTGGTGAAGAAAATTGCTGCAAAAAAATTTATTCCTGGTGCTAGAGCTTGGGAAGCATTGATTAATTCAACTTCtgagctttcatattcacaagcATCATTTTCTGGCTTGTTGAGAACGCAATAA
- the LOC112743770 gene encoding uncharacterized protein isoform X3 has protein sequence MKENVELVFEICVVIPKREAILKGDEDFDCSNVFSRELKNAGLVVDRVIGNSDEFYCRLMHGVVNNSKSSRILKFNRREIRWEVGEHLLPKFCRNLYLNILTTLKKVFANVHLT, from the exons ATGAAAGAGAATGTGGAACTGGTATTTGAGATTTGTGTGGTGATTCCTAAGAGAGAGGCGATTCTTAAAGGAGATGAAGACTTTGATTGCAGCAATGTCTTTTCCAGGGAGCTTAAGAATGCAGGCTTGGTTGTTGACAGAGTTATTGGCAATTCTGATGAGTTCTACTGCCGCTTAATGCACGGTGTT GTAAACAATAGCAAATCAAGCAGAATCCTTAAATTCAATAGAAGAGAAATCCGTTGGGAAGTCGGAGAGCATCTCCTTCCAAAATTTTGTCGAAACTT GTACCTGAATATTCTGACTACTTTGAAGAAAGTATTTGCAAATGTGCATTTGACTTGA
- the LOC140178684 gene encoding zinc finger BED domain-containing protein RICESLEEPER 2-like: MKTTPTTSGKTVVVGAYTFDQENARKELSVMVCLHEYPLSIVDHIGFRRFCNALQPLFKVITRNTLKSDILKLYNDERSKTMNVLERNKSQVAITTDMWTASNQNKGYMAIKAHYIDDSWKLQSRLVRFIYVPAPHTAEVLLEVLVDCLMDWNLDRKVEFNILMLEVAIMYRDVFERLSLCESQYKSLPSEKDWDMPDEIFQRLRLALMEWKNCGNEIIEMMATSMITKFEKYWDVINTVMAIGTLLDPRYEMYLLNFFFRKIYGEMEACVVIGQVKRVVQDLVLEYATKGRERDQAAQLDMLPPPSIPSSSKGRKFSHEDWQADFAAHVSEESTFINTKSELDYYLEERPVPQTEHNFDILNWWKSNGAKFSTLQAIARDFLAIPISTIASESSFITGGRFVTPHRSRLHLDTLEALMCNQDWLWNELGTTTNIGFECYTIHNIEGDVDVRFKLEVAVHPFTLVGVAVPVHWSCCAFSICRQLAISAGEDIISGRRGGGADSDSGDTDYQSLSCESSGQNSGHIFNMLYMLVPQYA, from the exons ATGAAAACAACTCCAACAACTAGTGGAAAAACAGTTGTGGTTGGTGCATATACCTTCGACCAAGAAAATGCAAGGAAAGAGTTATCAGTTATGGTTTGTCTTCATGAGTATCCGCTATCTATTGTGGACCACATTGGGTTTCGACGATTTTGCAATGCATTGCAACCTCTCTTCAAGGTGATTACTCGCAATACTTTAAAAAGTGACATCTTGAAGCTTTACAATGATGAGAGATCGAAGACAATGAATGTCCTTGAGCGTAATAAAAGTCAAGTTGCAATTACGACTGATATGTGGACAGCAAGCAACCAAAACAAAGGTTATATGGCTATCAAGGCTCATTACATTGATGATTCTTGGAAATTACAAAGCCGTCTTGTGag GTTTATATATGTGCCGGCTCCCCACACGGCTGAGGTACTTTTAGAGGTTCTTGTGGATTGTTTGATGGATTGGAATCTTGATAGGAAG GTGGAATTCAACATTTTGATGCTTGAAGTTGCAATTATGTATAGAGATGTATTTGAAAGATTGTCATTGTGTGAGAGTCAATATAAATCTTTGCCTAGTGAAAAGGATTGGGATATGCCGGatgagatttttcaaagattgagg TTGGCTTTGATGGAGTGGAAAAATTGTGGAAATGAGATAATTGAAATGATGGCTACTAGTATGATAACTAAGTTTGAAAAGTATTGGGATGTGATTAATACAGTTATGGCTATTGGGACTCTTTTGGATCCTAGGTACGAGATGTAtttattgaatttcttttttcGTAAAATATATGGAGAGATGGAGGCATGTGTTGTAATTGGTCAAGTGAAAAGGGTAGTGCAAGATTTAGTTTTAGAATATGCAacaaagggaagagagagagaccaAGCTGCTCAATTAGATATGCTGCCACCACCATCAATTCCTTCAAGTTCAAAGGGGAGGAAGTTCAGTCATGAAGATTGGCAAGCTGATTTTGCTGCACATGTAAGTGAGGAATCCACATTTATTAATACAAAGAGTGAGTTAGATTATTATCTTGAAGAGAGACCGGTACCACAAACTGAACATAATTTTGATATCTTAAATTGGTGGAAGTCAAATGGAGCGAAGTTTTCTACTTTGCAAGCTATTGCTAGGGATTTTTTGGCGATTCCTATCTCTACCATTGCCTCTGAATCTTCATTTATTACGGGTGGTCGATTTGTTACGCCACATCGTAGTAGGTTGCATCTGGACACATTAGAGGCTCTAATGTGTAATCAAGATTGGCTTTGGAATGAACTTGGCACCACAACTAACATAGGATTTGAGTGCTACACAATTCATAACATTGAAGGAGATGTTGACGTAA GATTCAA ACTAGAAGTCGCTGTGCATCCTTTCACTCTCGTCGGAGTTGCTGTGCCTGTGCATTGGAGTTGTTGTGCATTCTCGATTTGTCGCCAACTCGCCATTTCTGCCGGAGAAGACATAATCAGTGGACGACGCGGTGGTGGTGCTGATTCTGATTCTGGAGACACAGATTACCAGTCTCTGAG CTGTGAGTCAAGCGGTCAAAACTCTGGTCATATATTCAACATGTTATACATGCTAGTTCCACAATACGCATAA
- the LOC112743772 gene encoding uncharacterized protein isoform X2, with product MSLAYNMKNCPRTVPLDHWKILVQFWSLDMIKEQSKNNKASRAKNTSQHTTGSKTFAEICEEEAMKNPDRREPFRVNMFFLTHKPRDGNSLSEGISKIFSLRMP from the exons ATGTCACTAGCTTACAATATGAAGAATTGTCCTCGTACTGTTCCACTTGATCATTGGAAGATTCTTGTTCAATTTTGGAGCCTTGATATGATTAAG gaACAAAGCAAGAATAATAAAGCTAGTAGAGCAAAGAATACAAGTCAACATACAACAGGATCAAAAACATTTGCTGAAATATGTGAAGAGGAG GCAATGAAAAATCCTGATAGAAGAGAACCATTTCGGGTGAACATGTTCTTTTTAACACACAAGCCAAGAGATGGAAATTCATTGAGTGAGGGAATAAGCAAAATTTTT AGCTTGAGGATGCCATAG
- the LOC112743770 gene encoding L-Ala-D/L-amino acid epimerase isoform X1 codes for METFTVDVHRAENRPLNVPLIAPFTIASSRLEMVENVAVRIELSNGSVGWGEAPILPFVTAEDQKIAMAKASEACAFLRRCPSLTLGSMLEDIVAILPGHEFASVNNSKSSRILKFNRREIRWEVGEHLLPKFCRNLYLNILTTLKKVFANVHLT; via the exons ATGGAAACTTTCACTGTTGATGTGCACAGAGCAGAGAACAGGCCACTGAACGTGCCCTTGATTGCACCTTTTACCATTGCATCATCAAGGTTGGAGATGGTAGAGAACGTGGCCGTTAGAATTGAGCTCAGCAATGGCTCTGTGGGTTGGGGTGAGGCACCAATTCTGCCTTTTGTTACTGCTGAGGACCAGAAAATTGCCATGGCCAAGGCTTCTGAGGCGTGTGCCTTTCTCAGGAGATGTCCTTCACTGACACTGGGTTCCATGTTGGAGGACATTGTTGCTATTCTTCCTGGCCATGAATTTGCTTCT GTAAACAATAGCAAATCAAGCAGAATCCTTAAATTCAATAGAAGAGAAATCCGTTGGGAAGTCGGAGAGCATCTCCTTCCAAAATTTTGTCGAAACTT GTACCTGAATATTCTGACTACTTTGAAGAAAGTATTTGCAAATGTGCATTTGACTTGA